The following proteins are encoded in a genomic region of Prochlorococcus marinus XMU1410:
- a CDS encoding cytochrome B, translating into MAILFLLILVLFILAFFLFGIDKFYKKKLTKKFFYKPENKEVELNPDINTLNWDLHKFRLDKFKRSQYKGLTFFVSSENRIYYLSEEGNKVYC; encoded by the coding sequence ATGGCTATTTTATTTTTATTGATTTTGGTACTTTTTATTCTTGCATTTTTTTTATTTGGAATTGATAAATTTTACAAGAAGAAATTAACCAAAAAATTTTTTTATAAGCCAGAAAATAAAGAAGTAGAACTAAATCCAGATATTAATACTTTAAATTGGGATTTACATAAATTTAGATTAGATAAATTTAAAAGATCACAATATAAGGGATTAACTTTCTTCGTAAGTTCAGAAAATAGAATTTACTATCTTTCTGAAGAAGGGAATAAAGTTTATTGCTAA